In one window of Pieris brassicae chromosome 10, ilPieBrab1.1, whole genome shotgun sequence DNA:
- the LOC123715754 gene encoding zinc finger protein 567-like isoform X1, with protein MDKEDQPCNICLQRLGSQLDLKWIKFLENFGIQENNIFLCEWCNHTLLKMERFILLLLHPKDRGRYKDQELNIQKLDSINIPPTIREIYIKEETYESDVNNIGIDDLNYSEENVSENISETNAYNMNFEVTYLSLDDQKNEILFKKKSVKFKNMLFKCEKCGIGFVSHEAYKDHNLRHDNDTAIHICPICHLHFKSHLVLSQHKLSHKRRFKCVLCGMTFKRWAHAVGHRFHCGSEPSLTKCDQCQKIFDLQFQLENQIDIICFYYFQASHLRKRLNQYALDIHKKIHSRKEKYICDECAKCFGTKQHLIIHLRMHTGVKPFKCTKCDKSFSTNSNLKTHKVVHSDEKMFYCVECNKSFKSEKSLKRHFATTSKHVEEKMYSCADCMKLFTSAVSLSSHRRSRHLSTNKCFICDKIFSNKSNLKKHLKIHSQR; from the exons atggaTAAAGAAGATCAGCcttgtaatatatgtttacAAAGACTGGGTTCACAACTGGATTTAAAATGGATAAAATTTTTGGAAAATTTTGGTATTCAG gagaacaatatatttttatgtgaatGGTGTAATCATACTCTTTTGAAGATGGAAAGGTTTATATTGCTTTTGCTGCATCCCAAAGACAGAGGGAGATATAAAGATCAGGAATTG AATATTCAGAAATTGGATTCTATTAATATACCACCTACAATcagagaaatatatattaaagaagaAACTTATGAAAGtgatgttaataatattggaATTGATGATTTAAACTATTCAGAAGAAAATGTTAGTGAGAATATAAG tgAAACTAATGCATACAACATGAACTTTGAAGTAACATACCTATCACTTGATGAccaaaaaaatgaaatattattcaaaaagaaatcagtcaaatttaaaaacatgttgTTTAAATGTGAAAAATGTGGAATTGGTTTTGTGTCACACGAAGCATACAAGGATCATAATTTACGACATGATAAT GACACAGCGATACACATTTGTCCCATATGTCACTTGCATTTCAAATCACACTTGGTACTGTCCCAACACAAATTATCGCATAAGAGGCGGTTTAAATGTGTGCTGTGTGGAATGACTTTTAAGAGGTGGGCACATGCTGTGGGTCACCGATTCCATTGTGGGAGTGAACCTAGCCTAACAAAGTGTGATCAGTGCCAGAAGATATTCGA TTTACAGTTTCAACTAGAAAACCAAATTGATATAATATGTTTCTACTACTTTCAAGCGAGCCATTTAAGGAAACGTCT CAATCAATACGCTCTGGACattcataagaaaatacattcacggaaagaaaaatatatttgcgaCGAATGTGCCAAGTGTTTTGGAACGAAACAGCATCTTATCATTCATTTGAG GATGCATACAGGTGTGAAGCCCTTCAAATGTACGAAATGCGATAAGTCTTTCTCGACTAACTCCAATTTGAAGACTCACAAAGTGGTGCATTCTGATGAGAAGATGTTCTACTGTGTGGAGTGTAATAAGAGTTTTAAATCTGAGAAAAGTTTAAAGAGGCACTTTGCAACAACGTCTAAGCATGTTGAAGAGAAAAT GTACTCGTGCGCAGACTGTATGAAATTATTCACATCAGCTGTGTCTTTATCGTCGCATAGGCGAAGCAGACATTtatctacaaataaatgttttatatgcgACAAg ATATTCTCAAACAAGTCGAATTTGAAGAAACATCTCAAGATTCACTCTCAAAGATGA
- the LOC123715754 gene encoding zinc finger protein 723-like isoform X3, whose protein sequence is MDKEDQPCNICLQRLGSQLDLKWIKFLENFGIQENNIFLCEWCNHTLLKMERFILLLLHPKDRGRYKDQELNIQKLDSINIPPTIREIYIKEETYESDVNNIGIDDLNYSEENVSENISETNAYNMNFEVTYLSLDDQKNEILFKKKSVKFKNMLFKCEKCGIGFVSHEAYKDHNLRHDNDTAIHICPICHLHFKSHLVLSQHKLSHKRRFKCVLCGMTFKRWAHAVGHRFHCGSEPSLTKCDQCQKIFDLQFQLENQIDIICFYYFQASHLRKRLNQYALDIHKKIHSRKEKYICDECAKCFGTKQHLIIHLRMHTGVKPFKCTKCDKSFSTNSNLKTHKVVHSDEKMFYCVECNKSFKSEKSLKRHFATTSKHVEEKIYSQTSRI, encoded by the exons atggaTAAAGAAGATCAGCcttgtaatatatgtttacAAAGACTGGGTTCACAACTGGATTTAAAATGGATAAAATTTTTGGAAAATTTTGGTATTCAG gagaacaatatatttttatgtgaatGGTGTAATCATACTCTTTTGAAGATGGAAAGGTTTATATTGCTTTTGCTGCATCCCAAAGACAGAGGGAGATATAAAGATCAGGAATTG AATATTCAGAAATTGGATTCTATTAATATACCACCTACAATcagagaaatatatattaaagaagaAACTTATGAAAGtgatgttaataatattggaATTGATGATTTAAACTATTCAGAAGAAAATGTTAGTGAGAATATAAG tgAAACTAATGCATACAACATGAACTTTGAAGTAACATACCTATCACTTGATGAccaaaaaaatgaaatattattcaaaaagaaatcagtcaaatttaaaaacatgttgTTTAAATGTGAAAAATGTGGAATTGGTTTTGTGTCACACGAAGCATACAAGGATCATAATTTACGACATGATAAT GACACAGCGATACACATTTGTCCCATATGTCACTTGCATTTCAAATCACACTTGGTACTGTCCCAACACAAATTATCGCATAAGAGGCGGTTTAAATGTGTGCTGTGTGGAATGACTTTTAAGAGGTGGGCACATGCTGTGGGTCACCGATTCCATTGTGGGAGTGAACCTAGCCTAACAAAGTGTGATCAGTGCCAGAAGATATTCGA TTTACAGTTTCAACTAGAAAACCAAATTGATATAATATGTTTCTACTACTTTCAAGCGAGCCATTTAAGGAAACGTCT CAATCAATACGCTCTGGACattcataagaaaatacattcacggaaagaaaaatatatttgcgaCGAATGTGCCAAGTGTTTTGGAACGAAACAGCATCTTATCATTCATTTGAG GATGCATACAGGTGTGAAGCCCTTCAAATGTACGAAATGCGATAAGTCTTTCTCGACTAACTCCAATTTGAAGACTCACAAAGTGGTGCATTCTGATGAGAAGATGTTCTACTGTGTGGAGTGTAATAAGAGTTTTAAATCTGAGAAAAGTTTAAAGAGGCACTTTGCAACAACGTCTAAGCATGTTGAAGAGAAAAT ATATTCTCAAACAAGTCGAATTTGA
- the LOC123715754 gene encoding zinc finger protein 184-like isoform X2 produces MDKEDQPCNICLQRLGSQLDLKWIKFLENFGIQENNIFLCEWCNHTLLKMERFILLLLHPKDRGRYKDQELNIQKLDSINIPPTIREIYIKEETYESDVNNIGIDDLNYSEENVSENISETNAYNMNFEVTYLSLDDQKNEILFKKKSVKFKNMLFKCEKCGIGFVSHEAYKDHNLRHDNDTAIHICPICHLHFKSHLVLSQHKLSHKRRFKCVLCGMTFKRWAHAVGHRFHCGSEPSLTKCDQCQKIFDNQYALDIHKKIHSRKEKYICDECAKCFGTKQHLIIHLRMHTGVKPFKCTKCDKSFSTNSNLKTHKVVHSDEKMFYCVECNKSFKSEKSLKRHFATTSKHVEEKMYSCADCMKLFTSAVSLSSHRRSRHLSTNKCFICDKIFSNKSNLKKHLKIHSQR; encoded by the exons atggaTAAAGAAGATCAGCcttgtaatatatgtttacAAAGACTGGGTTCACAACTGGATTTAAAATGGATAAAATTTTTGGAAAATTTTGGTATTCAG gagaacaatatatttttatgtgaatGGTGTAATCATACTCTTTTGAAGATGGAAAGGTTTATATTGCTTTTGCTGCATCCCAAAGACAGAGGGAGATATAAAGATCAGGAATTG AATATTCAGAAATTGGATTCTATTAATATACCACCTACAATcagagaaatatatattaaagaagaAACTTATGAAAGtgatgttaataatattggaATTGATGATTTAAACTATTCAGAAGAAAATGTTAGTGAGAATATAAG tgAAACTAATGCATACAACATGAACTTTGAAGTAACATACCTATCACTTGATGAccaaaaaaatgaaatattattcaaaaagaaatcagtcaaatttaaaaacatgttgTTTAAATGTGAAAAATGTGGAATTGGTTTTGTGTCACACGAAGCATACAAGGATCATAATTTACGACATGATAAT GACACAGCGATACACATTTGTCCCATATGTCACTTGCATTTCAAATCACACTTGGTACTGTCCCAACACAAATTATCGCATAAGAGGCGGTTTAAATGTGTGCTGTGTGGAATGACTTTTAAGAGGTGGGCACATGCTGTGGGTCACCGATTCCATTGTGGGAGTGAACCTAGCCTAACAAAGTGTGATCAGTGCCAGAAGATATTCGA CAATCAATACGCTCTGGACattcataagaaaatacattcacggaaagaaaaatatatttgcgaCGAATGTGCCAAGTGTTTTGGAACGAAACAGCATCTTATCATTCATTTGAG GATGCATACAGGTGTGAAGCCCTTCAAATGTACGAAATGCGATAAGTCTTTCTCGACTAACTCCAATTTGAAGACTCACAAAGTGGTGCATTCTGATGAGAAGATGTTCTACTGTGTGGAGTGTAATAAGAGTTTTAAATCTGAGAAAAGTTTAAAGAGGCACTTTGCAACAACGTCTAAGCATGTTGAAGAGAAAAT GTACTCGTGCGCAGACTGTATGAAATTATTCACATCAGCTGTGTCTTTATCGTCGCATAGGCGAAGCAGACATTtatctacaaataaatgttttatatgcgACAAg ATATTCTCAAACAAGTCGAATTTGAAGAAACATCTCAAGATTCACTCTCAAAGATGA